CAAGACTGACAAAGAGGCAATTCAAAGAGCCAAATTATAAATACCAATTAGCTTAACATTTTTTACACCAACTTCAAACCACAAATTTAATTAAGGCATCTTCTGCATTGGTACCGTAGTACATACTCTACGCTCATAAGAAATGGCTGAAACAACCAAGAATCCTGAAACGAAGAGGTAATTTGATCTttaattataatgtttttagTTGAACATAAGCCTGAGATCCTAATGACATCCCTAATACTCGTTATTCTTTCCTtgtttcttttgcatttatttcaaactttttccCAGGGTTGCAGTTGTAACAGGAGCCAACAAAGGAATAGGATTTGAGATATCTAAACAGCTAGCTTCAAATGGGGTCAAGGTAATATTAACTGCTAGAGATGTGAAGAGGGGCACTGAAGCTGTTGAAATACTCAAGGCTGCTGGATACTCCGATTTGAGTTTTCATCAACTTGATGTCTCGGACCCAGTTAGCATTTCTTCTTTCGTGAATTTCATCAAAACCGAATTTGGGAAGCTTGACATATTGGTACCTAATCCAACTCTCTAGCCCTCTTCTGAATGGACTCGATATATACTACTACTTGCATGTGATTGTGAAGATCGTGTTTAATTGCTTCTTCATCTATTACAACCATTTTCCTAGAGTTTTGGATtaccaaaattttgattttagcaaAGATAATACATTAATAGGGTGATTTGATTATGATATTACTGATTGTTCTAAAATTTATCATTGTATTGTAGTAGGAAGTTTTAGTTGAATTATCTTTATCTCTACATTACctcttattttttaagaaaatatataaaaaattctcaCATAAGGAAGCTTGGGCCCTCAGGTGAAAGGGTAGTAttagattaaatgattaaattaatactttcttaacaatttaaacttttgagataaacaataatttatgAGATTCTaataaaatactatatcatTTTGACTAGGGTAGTAttagattaaatgattaaattaataatttcttaacaatttaaacttttgagataaacaataatttatgAGATTCTaataaaatactatatcatTTTGACTAGTAGATGGGGATATACAACAATATTTATATGACTATGTCTAATAGCTGGACTAGACTCCTTTTTTAATCAGCTTGTAGCTATGAAAAAGACAAATAtggttgaattatttttctatatagagttttaaataaagaaaaacctaCAGTCACTAGCTTGGCGAAATTGAAACCCAATTTAACTAGATGAAGTTTTGTTCTTATGCAGGTAAATAACGCAGCGGTTAATGGATTAACCACAGTTGGTACAGTGGATCCAAAAGACTTAAAATTTGGCCCTGATGATGTGAGTCTCTCAGTGTAATATAATCTTTTCAGTATTTCAAAATTGAGGACAAAGTCCAGAATTTAGTAGCAATGACAGGATGAATAATTAAAagtggaaaaaagaagaagtaatcaaataatttaatttagatatgtATGAAAGATTGTTTACCACTGTATGCGATAACAGGTTGAAGGTCCAAATGCCGGAGCCTTTAAGAAATTTGTACAGCAAACTTATGAATCCGCGGTGAACtctttcaaaacaaattattatGGGATCAAGCATTTGAGCGAAGAACTTATTCCACTTCTTCAGTTATCAAAATCACCAAGAATAGTAAACATCTCCTCCCGCTTGGGGCAGCTCaaggtaaaatattattaatccAAAGAATCTAGTTACCTCTAGTTATATATGTCATAGTAGATGCAACCACTGAAGAAAGAGAATGTATCTTATGTATTGGGTATATACATCACATCCCTTACatggttgataaaattattatgtgacaattaaatagtaatactaggaatattacaattttattatttaaattttgcaaaCTGAAATGTCACATTTTAAATACAAGATAAAAGgataatcaaaaaaatttatttaccaTATTGTTGATGTTTCACCATTCACATTGATTATAATGttagattataaatattttgaagTAAAACTGATTGTAGATTTAGTATTTTGAGTCATGATTATCAAACATTTACTAGTGTACATGATCCGTATACATTGTCACTGTTCACATTTTATTAAGAATATTTGtacaaaaattgtgaaaatcaTGCACAAAATTCTAGATATGATGCGTTCAGAATACACACTAATAAATGTGTAAATACATTTTCTCTTCATATTGTTTCAAGTCAAAAAACTTGAGGAAATTACACCAACTATACTTCTTTTTACGTTTACTCTTCTAAACTATTCAAATTCTCATTTATACTTTCTCCTAAACTATGAGAATGCACACTTATCCCTCTAAACTATTGCCTATGTAACACTTTGCACCCCAAACCATGGGTAATTGTTTAGGAAAGTAAGTGTATATTTTCatagttttggggtaagtgtaAAATGAGATATAGTTTAGGGGGTAAGAGTAAATTGCGTATAATTTAGGAAGATAAAGTGTGTATTCTTATAGTTTAGGGGGTAAGTGTAAATGAGGATATATTTTAAGGGAGTAAGTGTAAAATGAGATATAgtttattatgggtaaaccatAAATTCTCCAATAACTTGAAAACTTTGTGGTTATTCCTGATAATTAGATGATATAAACTGAACGTGGCATGTTTTGATTTGTGCTTTGAAACTGTATTTGACATGCATTAAACGAATGGTGCTAGAATTTTCTGGaccaagatttaaaaaaaaaaaaaattgaaactttgtatttgtatttcAGCTGATTTCAAATGAGAACGCAAAGAAGAAGCTAGGAGATATAGATGGTCTCACAGAAGAGAAAGTGGATGAGGTGGTTGAAGAGTTCTTAGAAGATGTGAAGGAGAATTTGATAGAAGATAAAGGTTGGcctagtaataatttttcagcGTATTCTGTCACCAAGACAGTTCTGAATGCATACACAAGGGTTCTAGCGAAGAAGTATCCCACAATTGCCATTAACGCAGTCGGTCCTGGATTTACCAAAACAGATTTGAATTACAACGCTGGGGCCTTGACTACTGAAGAAGCTGCAAAAGGCCCTGTGATGTTGGCTTTGACGCTTGATTCTAAGTCTTCTGGACTTTTCTTTGATAAGACAGAAATGTCAACATTTTGACTGCAAAATATTGTGTAATAGTTATAGCAGCAATAGAATAACATGTTATGTATGTGTACTAATGTGTGCGTGGAAGGCAGAGACAGAGCAAGGCTaaagattgttgttgttgttgttgtttttttttttttttttgggggttggggggggggggggggcgatACGTACGAACTACTTTCTCTTGCattagggtttcttttaataatttttttttgatgaatagtGCACAATGACAATTTTCGTGGAGTTAGTCTTGCAGGGAAAAATAGGTGAAACTATTGGAGTCATACGGTATAGTTACTACATTttgtaccctttttttttttttttgctaaataaataCTTTATTATTCAACCCAAAATAGGAGAAATACAAACAGGTTTGGGCCTGAAACtatttctatctaaaatttTCATCACAGATAAAGGCAGAATGGAGATGAGAACTAACCCGACTAAGTTACAAAAGCAGCCCATTGGGTAAGAAGATGAATGGAGACATTGCCCTCTTTATTTACaaaagaggcaaaaaaaaaaaaaaaaaaaaaacatttacaaaagatttagttaaatacaaaatatcatGAAGTATGGATTTCATACTCCAGTGAGGGACAAAATCTACATTCTTCAAAAGATCAATAACATTTAGAGCATCACCTTCCAATATTATATTTCTATAGCCTTCCATAGCAGCACACTTGATAGCACACCAAGTTGCTTTGGCTTCCCCTAGCAAAGAATTTCCTGGATCCAATTGTTTTGCCAATGCCAATAGAAGCTTTCCTGAATCATCTCCGCCCACTATTGCAATAtaaattttctctttccttaTTGCTGCatcaaagtttaattttatcTAGTTGTTTGGAGGGGGGCTgctaaatattaatttttggtgGTCTCCTTGGTAATTCACTCCAAGCTTGTTTATGCTCCTCGAAGACACCTTATTTGTCTAGCAAGCTCAATTGGTTTGCTTTTAGATCCCTCCACCTTAACTTTGTTTCCGGAAAACCATATTTGTACCTAAAGCGTAATTTAATATCtataatgataaaaaatcataattattgaggtgataatataatatattgtaATTAGCAATTAGTAAAAATAGTCTTTAATGATAGTGCAAATTAAAGTGACAttacactaataaaaaaaaattaaatagcaattATGAAGTTGTGAAATAATTGTTTTTCAGAACctagaaaatggaaaaaaaaaaaaatgttcagcCCAATTAGTGAATTATTATGATTAATGAGATTTCAAAGCAGATTTGACTACCAACTCCAATGGTGGGGGCCTAGTGGTTAGGCTTTGGGCCAACAAGATTTTGGCATTTCGCCCACTATGGGTCCGGCTCCTCTTCCGTTAGAAATCCTCCTGTTCTCTCCATTTGTTGTATAGATAAAGGATACATGGCAATTAAATGATCTAATGGTTCAAAAAAAGCCACTTCAAGCTATCCTGTTTCTTGCAATTTCCTATTCTTTGCCTCTCCCTTCTTTGCAACATCACCACTGTCGGACCCATTCTctccttggtttttttttttttaatttttttaattttttttttttttaagtggcaCAACAATGAGTGGGTAGGAAGGCTTCCAGTGGGATCTCGGTGGCAACATAATACTTCATGGAGTGGCTTGATTGGATTGAGGGTAAACATTCACTTTATCTGGGTTGAGGGATGGGTAACTTGTGTGTTGTGATTTCCAATGTGAGTAATTTTTTTGTGGTGTCAATGGTAATAGAAAGGTATGACAATGGTTATGAAGATGGGATTACGATAGAGAagttatttttctgtttttattttgtatttgttttgtgAAGAATGTGAATCCTAGTAAATCACCATTTGTTGAAACTATTGAAGATAAAGTTAGAGAAAAAGATAAAGTCGCACATAATATTAGATAACTAGAGTTTATCCCTTTTTGTtgtaatctttttatttttcaaatgctTGTAATTATCCTTATAAATGAAATCCATATGGAAGTttggagatgatttggctactaGCTTTCTTTacactttgtttttcaaattagAACACTATggtagggaatttttttttttttttaatttttttttaagaacccATTTTACTGCTACTTGGGTATTTCTGCTTCTTAGGATGCAAAATTGTGAAAGGATTAAAGatttcatcatttattttcatatttggaTAATAAAAGTTAGCCAAATAGGTCGAATTTCTGTAAAATTTTATGGCTGTGATTATAACAagtcttcatttttttaaagtggTATTAAGCCTTTATA
The sequence above is drawn from the Quercus lobata isolate SW786 chromosome 12, ValleyOak3.0 Primary Assembly, whole genome shotgun sequence genome and encodes:
- the LOC115972004 gene encoding salutaridine reductase-like yields the protein MAETTKNPETKRVAVVTGANKGIGFEISKQLASNGVKVILTARDVKRGTEAVEILKAAGYSDLSFHQLDVSDPVSISSFVNFIKTEFGKLDILVNNAAVNGLTTVGTVDPKDLKFGPDDVEGPNAGAFKKFVQQTYESAVNSFKTNYYGIKHLSEELIPLLQLSKSPRIVNISSRLGQLKLISNENAKKKLGDIDGLTEEKVDEVVEEFLEDVKENLIEDKGWPSNNFSAYSVTKTVLNAYTRVLAKKYPTIAINAVGPGFTKTDLNYNAGALTTEEAAKGPVMLALTLDSKSSGLFFDKTEMSTF